One window of the Streptomyces sp. NBC_00259 genome contains the following:
- a CDS encoding APC family permease — translation MDTGRALPWCSCPEGLTEGEVAEVAEVAEASTGGTDDGDRSVELGGYQQELKRTLGSFQVFAISFAFISVAVGIFATYDEVLVTAGPVGIWLWVIAAVGQSLVALVVAQLAARIPLSGSSYQWASRLASPKVGWGFGWLTFCYLAIGVVAVDNALASQAFMPLVGIEPDEGTARLITLAVLLVQTVIAVASTRIVSLINTAAVGLELALVVVVAIALVIAVAITGNGAAGNLTSRGVTESAPDYFAVGGGLMLAMIMGLATLVGFDSAANLAEEAKDPYRSVPRAIVGSVVAAGLLGMLFLITLTLAIDDIPRISADGSPVAAIMRDHLGPAMERTLLVAITFAFFGAGIVVMVSCARLVFAMSRDSRFPAHRLMRRVNPRTRTPIPATILIFVLGVVLMVVLPGAALLELITASTILPAITYGSTIVLYLAVRKRLDRRKGAFDLGRFELPIAICALVWTLIALFVLVAPREALVSVVIVVGLLLVGGVFFLGMLKFDRAALESEPGDVSAFRH, via the coding sequence GTGGACACTGGTCGGGCTCTGCCGTGGTGTTCCTGCCCGGAGGGCCTGACCGAGGGCGAGGTGGCCGAGGTGGCCGAGGTGGCGGAAGCTTCGACGGGCGGCACGGACGACGGCGACCGGTCCGTCGAACTCGGGGGCTACCAGCAGGAGCTGAAACGGACGCTCGGCTCCTTCCAGGTATTCGCGATCTCGTTCGCGTTCATCTCGGTGGCCGTGGGCATCTTCGCGACGTACGACGAAGTGCTGGTGACCGCGGGACCGGTCGGGATCTGGCTCTGGGTCATCGCGGCGGTGGGGCAGAGTCTGGTGGCGTTGGTGGTCGCGCAGCTCGCGGCCCGCATCCCGCTCAGCGGCTCCTCCTACCAATGGGCCTCACGGCTGGCCAGCCCGAAGGTCGGCTGGGGGTTCGGCTGGCTGACCTTCTGCTACCTGGCGATCGGCGTGGTGGCGGTCGACAACGCGCTGGCGAGTCAGGCGTTCATGCCGCTCGTCGGCATCGAGCCGGACGAGGGCACCGCACGTCTGATCACCCTTGCGGTGCTGCTCGTCCAGACCGTGATCGCCGTGGCCTCGACACGCATCGTCAGCCTGATCAACACGGCCGCGGTGGGCCTCGAACTGGCGCTCGTCGTGGTGGTGGCGATCGCGCTCGTCATCGCCGTGGCGATCACGGGCAACGGTGCGGCCGGCAACCTCACCTCGCGCGGTGTCACCGAGAGCGCACCCGACTACTTCGCCGTCGGAGGCGGGCTGATGCTCGCGATGATCATGGGCCTCGCCACGCTCGTCGGCTTCGACTCCGCGGCGAACCTGGCCGAGGAGGCCAAGGATCCCTACCGCAGCGTGCCGCGCGCGATCGTGGGGTCGGTCGTGGCGGCCGGGCTCCTGGGGATGCTGTTTCTGATCACGCTCACCCTCGCGATCGACGACATCCCCCGGATCAGCGCCGACGGCTCGCCGGTCGCGGCGATCATGCGGGATCACCTCGGTCCGGCGATGGAGAGGACGCTGCTGGTCGCGATCACGTTCGCGTTCTTCGGCGCCGGGATCGTGGTGATGGTCTCGTGCGCGCGGCTCGTCTTCGCGATGTCGCGGGACTCACGCTTCCCCGCGCACCGGTTGATGCGGCGGGTCAACCCGCGCACGCGGACGCCGATCCCGGCGACGATCCTGATCTTCGTCCTCGGGGTCGTTCTGATGGTCGTGCTGCCGGGAGCCGCGCTGCTGGAGCTGATCACGGCGTCGACGATCCTCCCGGCGATCACCTACGGCTCGACGATCGTCCTCTACCTGGCGGTGCGCAAACGACTGGACCGCCGGAAGGGTGCCTTCGACCTCGGGCGCTTCGAGCTGCCGATCGCGATCTGCGCGCTGGTGTGGACGCTGATCGCGCTGTTCGTGCTGGTGGCACCCCGGGAGGCGCTCGTCTCCGTCGTGATCGTGGTCGGGCTGCTCCTCGTGGGCGGGGTGTTCTTCCTCGGCATGCTGAAGTTCGACCGCGCGGCGCTGGAGTCCGAGCCCGGGGACGTCAGCGCCTTCCGGCACTGA
- a CDS encoding PadR family transcriptional regulator — translation MSIGHTLLGLLESGPRHGYDLKRAFDEKFGHDRPLAYGQVYATMSRLLKNGLVEVDGVEAGGGPERKRYAITGAGVTDVAQWLATPEKPEPYLQSTLYTKVVLALLTGRSAGELLETQRAEHLRLMRDLTRRKQGGDLADQLICDHALFHLEADLRWLELTAARLDQLAKELAR, via the coding sequence ATGTCCATCGGCCACACATTGCTCGGACTCCTGGAGTCCGGCCCGCGTCACGGCTACGACCTCAAGCGCGCCTTCGACGAGAAGTTCGGTCACGACCGGCCTCTCGCCTACGGCCAGGTCTACGCGACGATGTCCCGCCTGCTGAAGAACGGCCTTGTCGAGGTCGACGGTGTCGAGGCAGGCGGTGGTCCTGAGCGCAAGCGGTACGCCATCACCGGAGCCGGGGTCACCGACGTCGCCCAGTGGCTCGCCACACCCGAGAAGCCGGAGCCGTACCTCCAGTCGACCCTGTACACGAAGGTCGTCCTCGCGCTGCTCACCGGCCGCAGTGCAGGTGAGCTGCTGGAGACGCAGCGTGCGGAGCATCTGCGGCTGATGCGTGACCTCACCCGTCGCAAGCAGGGTGGTGACCTGGCGGACCAGCTCATCTGCGACCACGCGCTGTTCCACCTGGAAGCCGATCTGCGCTGGCTGGAGCTGACCGCCGCCCGGCTCGACCAGCTGGCGAAGGAGCTCGCCAGGTGA
- a CDS encoding polysaccharide deacetylase family protein: protein MPETSDTTTTSPGTAGRTRLRIASALAAMSLAAVALTGCSMDRVSPSEARADALENPAASTAGDGKSQAAGSAGRNAASAKAPVDCEKAKCIALTFDGGPGKDTPQLLDILKKEKVHATFFLLGENHVLKYPETVRRLAAEGHEVANHTWTHERLDTLDKDAIRDELARTQDAIAAITGKKPTLMRPPQGRINDDVTAVSKELGLSLVLWSTTAKDFSTTDSALIAERTLDQADRDGIILLHDIYDGTVPAVPAIITELKKRGYTFVTVPELLHPAKPVPGTVYDQ, encoded by the coding sequence ATGCCCGAAACCTCCGACACCACGACCACCAGCCCCGGCACGGCGGGTCGGACCCGGCTCAGGATCGCCTCCGCACTCGCCGCGATGTCCCTCGCCGCAGTCGCTCTCACCGGCTGCTCGATGGACCGCGTCTCACCCTCCGAGGCCCGCGCAGACGCGCTGGAGAACCCCGCAGCCTCGACCGCAGGGGACGGGAAGTCCCAGGCAGCGGGCTCCGCCGGACGCAACGCGGCCTCCGCCAAGGCGCCGGTCGACTGCGAGAAGGCCAAGTGCATCGCCCTGACCTTCGACGGCGGGCCCGGTAAGGACACTCCCCAGCTCCTCGACATCCTCAAGAAGGAGAAGGTCCACGCCACCTTCTTCCTGCTGGGCGAGAACCACGTGCTCAAGTACCCGGAGACCGTGCGCCGCCTCGCCGCCGAGGGCCATGAGGTGGCCAACCACACCTGGACCCACGAACGGCTCGACACGCTCGACAAGGACGCCATACGCGACGAACTGGCCCGCACTCAGGACGCCATAGCCGCCATCACCGGCAAGAAGCCCACCCTGATGCGCCCGCCGCAGGGCCGGATCAACGACGACGTCACGGCCGTCAGCAAGGAGCTCGGCCTCTCCCTGGTGCTGTGGAGCACCACCGCGAAGGACTTCTCCACCACGGACTCGGCCCTGATCGCAGAGCGCACCCTCGACCAGGCCGACCGGGACGGCATCATCCTGCTCCACGACATCTACGACGGCACCGTCCCCGCCGTGCCCGCGATCATCACCGAGCTGAAGAAGCGCGGCTACACCTTCGTCACGGTCCCCGAACTCCTCCACCCCGCCAAGCCGGTGCCCGGAACCGTGTACGACCAGTGA
- a CDS encoding FtsX-like permease family protein, with protein MGARFAVTGGRRGWTRTILTAVGVGLGVCLLLTAASVPHLLESRDDRVEGRYVIPVMHGEAKPSERSFLFVETETLYRGDTIRGTVLRPDGGRAPVPPGLAKLPGPGEMAVSPALADLLASPEGALLKDRLPYRITATIGDQGLVGPSELFYYAGSASLQAASSERSDGFGSPMGSDPMNAVLLLVIVMACVVLLLPVAVFIATATRFGSEQRDRRLAALRLVGSDRAMTRRIAAGESLCESLFGLVAGLGIFMLVRQLAGSVTVWGVNLFPSDLMPNPGLAALIAVVVPACAIAVTLFTLRGVSIEPLGVVRNTAPRRRRLWWRVLLPVAGLALLLPLAGQIDMNDSDIASYQIVGGSLLLLLGITALLPWLVEAVVGRLRGGPVSWQLAVRRLQLSSGTASRAVSGIMVAAAGGIALQMLFTSMQSDFMKPTGMDTARAQLFTSVPGADGTTSREIIEKYAATKGVTGVIGTIEAYAERPGPRRSGESYIPTAGITVGDCPSLRELAKLPSCKDGDVFIASKHGKLRPPDEDPAQPGAQVDLHTRYGAVKETEPELWRIPATAEAVDTRTHPMGRMDITGILATPSTIDVSKLQDPTTTAMIRLDPKVPDAAEHARNTAAAINPVTDVRTMQNFERDSRYSSVRTGLFVGAAVTMLVVAASMFVSTVEQLRERRRLLSVLVAFGTPRATLSWSVLWQTAVPIVMGLALAITTGIGLGLALLRMIDKQVTDWWAFLPVTGVGAGLILLVTALSLPPLWRMTRPDGLRTE; from the coding sequence ATGGGTGCCCGGTTCGCCGTGACCGGTGGCCGCCGGGGCTGGACCCGCACGATCCTCACCGCCGTCGGTGTGGGCCTGGGTGTCTGCCTGCTGCTGACCGCGGCCTCGGTGCCCCACCTTCTTGAGAGCCGTGACGACCGCGTGGAGGGCCGTTACGTCATTCCGGTCATGCACGGGGAGGCGAAGCCCTCCGAGCGTTCCTTCCTCTTCGTCGAGACCGAGACGCTCTACCGCGGGGACACGATCAGGGGCACGGTGTTGCGTCCCGACGGCGGGCGGGCCCCCGTGCCTCCCGGGCTGGCGAAGCTGCCGGGGCCGGGCGAGATGGCCGTCTCCCCGGCACTCGCGGATCTGCTCGCCTCCCCCGAGGGGGCGTTGCTGAAGGACCGCCTGCCGTACCGGATCACCGCCACCATCGGTGACCAGGGCCTGGTCGGCCCGAGCGAACTCTTCTACTACGCGGGCAGCGCCAGTCTCCAAGCCGCTTCCAGCGAGCGTTCCGACGGCTTCGGCTCGCCCATGGGCAGCGACCCGATGAACGCGGTTCTCCTGCTCGTCATCGTGATGGCCTGCGTGGTCCTGCTCCTGCCGGTGGCCGTGTTCATCGCCACCGCCACGCGCTTCGGCAGCGAGCAGCGTGACCGGCGGCTGGCCGCGCTGCGTCTGGTCGGCTCCGACCGGGCGATGACGCGGCGGATCGCGGCCGGTGAGTCGCTGTGCGAGTCGCTCTTCGGACTGGTCGCGGGCCTCGGCATCTTCATGCTCGTACGGCAGTTGGCCGGCTCGGTGACGGTCTGGGGCGTCAACCTGTTCCCGTCCGACCTCATGCCGAACCCGGGCCTGGCCGCGCTGATCGCCGTCGTGGTGCCGGCCTGCGCGATCGCGGTCACGCTGTTCACCCTGCGCGGCGTGTCGATCGAGCCGCTCGGTGTCGTACGGAACACGGCTCCCCGGCGGCGCCGGCTCTGGTGGCGTGTGCTGCTGCCGGTCGCGGGGCTCGCCCTGTTGCTGCCCCTGGCCGGCCAGATCGACATGAACGACTCCGACATCGCCTCGTATCAGATCGTCGGCGGCTCGCTGCTGCTGCTGCTCGGGATCACCGCGCTGCTGCCGTGGCTGGTGGAGGCCGTGGTCGGCCGGCTGCGCGGAGGCCCGGTCTCCTGGCAGTTGGCCGTGCGGCGGCTCCAGCTGAGCAGCGGCACGGCGTCCCGTGCCGTCAGCGGCATCATGGTCGCGGCGGCCGGCGGGATCGCGCTCCAGATGCTCTTCACCTCCATGCAGAGCGACTTCATGAAGCCGACCGGCATGGACACCGCCCGCGCCCAGCTGTTCACGTCCGTGCCCGGTGCGGACGGCACCACCAGCCGCGAGATCATCGAGAAGTACGCGGCGACCAAGGGCGTCACCGGCGTGATCGGCACCATCGAGGCCTACGCCGAACGGCCCGGGCCGCGGCGATCCGGCGAGTCCTACATCCCTACGGCCGGCATCACCGTGGGCGACTGCCCGTCACTGCGGGAGCTGGCGAAACTGCCCTCCTGCAAGGACGGCGACGTCTTCATCGCCAGTAAGCACGGCAAGCTGCGGCCGCCGGACGAAGATCCGGCACAGCCCGGCGCGCAGGTCGACCTCCACACGCGGTACGGGGCGGTGAAGGAGACCGAACCCGAGCTGTGGCGCATCCCGGCGACTGCCGAGGCGGTGGACACCCGAACCCACCCGATGGGGCGGATGGACATCACCGGCATTCTGGCCACGCCGTCCACCATCGACGTGTCGAAGCTGCAGGACCCCACGACCACGGCGATGATCCGGCTCGACCCGAAGGTCCCGGACGCGGCCGAGCACGCCCGCAACACCGCGGCCGCCATCAACCCCGTGACCGACGTCCGGACGATGCAGAACTTCGAACGGGACAGCCGGTATTCCAGCGTCCGCACCGGGCTGTTCGTCGGCGCCGCCGTGACCATGCTGGTGGTCGCCGCGTCCATGTTCGTCTCCACCGTCGAACAACTGCGGGAGCGCAGACGACTGCTGTCGGTACTCGTCGCCTTCGGCACCCCACGCGCCACCCTGAGCTGGTCCGTGCTCTGGCAGACGGCCGTACCCATCGTGATGGGACTCGCCCTCGCGATCACCACCGGCATCGGCCTCGGCCTCGCGCTGCTGAGGATGATCGACAAACAGGTCACCGACTGGTGGGCGTTCCTGCCCGTCACAGGAGTCGGCGCCGGCCTCATCCTGCTGGTCACGGCCCTCAGCCTGCCACCGCTGTGGCGCATGACCCGCCCGGACGGACTGCGCACGGAGTGA
- a CDS encoding ABC transporter ATP-binding protein has translation MSGPLLTATALHKVYGPTTALDGAEFAVDAGEIVAVMGPSGSGKSTLLHCLAGIVTPDSGAITYDGRELSAMSDTERSALRRGDFGFVFQFGQLVPELTCVENVALPLRLNGVRRKDAERKAGEWLERLEVAEVRQKRPGEVSGGQGQRVAVARALVTSPRVLFADEPTGALDSFNGERVMQLLTAAARDSGAAVVLVTHEARVAAYSDREVSVRDGKVRSTVGVA, from the coding sequence GTGAGCGGGCCTCTGCTCACGGCGACCGCACTGCACAAGGTGTACGGGCCCACGACCGCCCTCGACGGTGCCGAGTTCGCGGTCGACGCGGGCGAGATCGTCGCCGTCATGGGCCCTTCCGGGTCCGGCAAGTCGACTCTGCTGCACTGCCTCGCCGGAATCGTCACCCCCGACTCGGGCGCCATCACCTACGACGGCCGTGAACTGTCGGCGATGAGCGACACGGAACGCAGCGCCCTGCGGCGCGGCGACTTCGGCTTCGTCTTCCAGTTCGGCCAGCTCGTACCCGAGTTGACCTGCGTGGAGAACGTCGCACTGCCTCTGCGGCTGAACGGCGTCCGCCGCAAGGACGCCGAGCGCAAGGCGGGGGAGTGGCTGGAGCGCCTGGAGGTCGCCGAGGTGAGGCAGAAGAGGCCCGGTGAGGTCTCCGGCGGTCAGGGGCAGCGCGTCGCCGTGGCCCGCGCGCTGGTCACGTCGCCGCGGGTGCTCTTCGCCGACGAACCGACCGGCGCGCTGGACTCGTTCAACGGCGAGCGGGTGATGCAGCTGCTCACCGCCGCTGCCAGGGACAGCGGTGCCGCGGTCGTCCTGGTGACCCACGAAGCCCGGGTCGCCGCGTACTCCGACCGCGAGGTCTCCGTCCGCGACGGCAAGGTGCGGAGCACGGTGGGTGTGGCGTGA